A window of the Deinococcus gobiensis I-0 genome harbors these coding sequences:
- a CDS encoding S8 family peptidase, with protein MNGRLTLGVLALSLALAACGTSTTPMAQTPAQGSAPAADSGLAPLRGTDNPSAIAGQYIVVLKEGTQSALSAQSAGGLIGSLGLDPQGITVLSVYGQAIEGFAAKLSAQNLEKVRANANVAYVEQDGMMYASATQSSATWGLDRIDQRNLPLNGTYVYNKTGSGVKAFIIDTGINTSHTSFGGRAVWGTNTTGDGRNTDCQGHGTHVAGTVGSSTWGVAKSTSLIAVKVLDCNGSGSNSGVISGINWALNNKGSATAVANMSLGGPASSAVDDAVNNAGSRGLVMVVAAGNENQDACNVSPARASGSGVITVGATTRSDVRASYSNYGSCVDLFAPGSDITSAWIGSTTATNTISGTSMATPHVAGAVALLLQGNTGISASTARSTVLNNTTNGVVSSENGSPDKLLYTLNF; from the coding sequence ATGAACGGACGTCTTACCCTCGGTGTTCTGGCCCTTTCCCTCGCCCTCGCGGCCTGCGGAACCTCGACTACCCCCATGGCCCAGACGCCGGCCCAGGGCAGCGCCCCGGCCGCCGACAGCGGTCTGGCCCCCCTGCGCGGCACCGACAACCCCAGCGCCATCGCCGGGCAGTACATCGTGGTCCTCAAGGAAGGCACCCAGAGCGCCCTGAGCGCCCAGAGCGCCGGCGGCCTGATCGGCAGCCTGGGTCTGGACCCGCAGGGCATCACGGTCCTGAGCGTGTACGGTCAGGCCATTGAGGGCTTCGCCGCCAAGCTCAGCGCCCAGAACCTGGAGAAGGTGCGCGCCAACGCGAACGTCGCCTACGTCGAGCAGGACGGCATGATGTACGCCTCCGCCACGCAGTCGAGCGCCACCTGGGGCCTGGACCGCATCGACCAGCGCAACCTGCCCCTGAACGGCACCTACGTCTACAACAAGACCGGCTCGGGCGTGAAGGCGTTCATCATCGACACGGGCATCAACACCTCGCACACCAGCTTCGGCGGGCGCGCGGTCTGGGGCACGAACACCACGGGTGACGGCCGCAACACCGACTGCCAGGGCCACGGCACCCACGTCGCCGGCACGGTCGGGTCCTCGACCTGGGGCGTCGCCAAGAGCACCAGCCTGATCGCCGTGAAGGTGCTGGACTGCAACGGATCGGGCAGCAACTCCGGGGTCATCAGCGGCATCAACTGGGCGCTGAACAACAAGGGCAGTGCCACCGCCGTCGCCAACATGAGCTTGGGCGGCCCGGCCAGCTCGGCCGTGGACGACGCCGTGAACAACGCGGGCAGCCGCGGCCTCGTGATGGTGGTCGCCGCCGGCAACGAGAACCAGGACGCCTGCAACGTCAGCCCGGCGCGTGCCAGCGGCAGCGGCGTGATCACGGTGGGGGCCACCACCCGCAGCGACGTGCGCGCCAGCTACAGCAACTACGGCTCGTGCGTGGACCTCTTCGCGCCCGGCAGCGACATCACGAGCGCCTGGATCGGCAGCACGACCGCCACCAACACCATCAGCGGCACCAGCATGGCGACCCCGCACGTGGCCGGCGCGGTGGCCCTGCTGCTCCAGGGCAACACCGGCATCAGCGCCAGCACCGCCCGCTCGACGGTCCTGAACAACACCACCAACGGCGTGGTGAGCAGCGAGAACGGCAGCCCCGACAAGCTGCTGTACACCCTGAACTTCTGA
- a CDS encoding polysaccharide deacetylase family protein, whose protein sequence is MRVFSLLTALLLTAPPAGAQSGAAPLPQVQAPAGGSGTVPGEVQPLAPGARPAEALPQLTLTPAIAELERLEYRGNGFIEVAHGVALLPAGDQGLARRRALALEIASRALAARPELSEVDVSVYDRATYGGFGGPLPLFTASVPRARLAEFRAYAQGQGSYDRVYEGGAPATTPPTVVARVREDALTFFGSASERLRQSLTQSVSQSRGGERDGLLFRGPTNRRVAALTFDDAPHPLYEPLLLDLLRRAGVRATLFVIGRNAVAYPYFVRDMVEQGHEVGNHTYHHVRLPGLSPAQVQAELAQANAAISAVTGQPVRYFRPPGGDYSPLTLQVARQEGLTTTFWTDDPGDFNNPGDAVIESRLVSHLRTGGIVLLHDNAPEAIDVLRQFLRVARERGVTLTTVGEMVAPR, encoded by the coding sequence ATGCGAGTCTTCAGTCTCCTGACCGCCCTGCTCCTGACCGCGCCCCCCGCAGGAGCGCAGAGCGGCGCGGCCCCACTGCCCCAGGTCCAGGCCCCTGCCGGGGGCAGCGGGACCGTGCCCGGCGAGGTTCAGCCGCTCGCCCCCGGCGCACGCCCCGCCGAGGCCCTGCCGCAGCTGACCCTGACCCCGGCGATTGCCGAGCTGGAACGCCTGGAATACCGGGGCAACGGCTTCATCGAGGTCGCCCACGGCGTCGCGCTGCTGCCGGCAGGCGATCAGGGCCTCGCCCGGCGGCGCGCCCTGGCACTGGAGATCGCCTCGCGCGCCCTGGCTGCCCGCCCCGAATTGAGCGAGGTGGATGTCAGCGTGTACGACCGCGCGACCTACGGGGGCTTCGGCGGGCCACTGCCCCTGTTCACGGCGTCGGTGCCGCGCGCCCGGCTGGCCGAGTTCCGGGCCTACGCGCAGGGCCAGGGCAGCTACGACCGGGTCTACGAGGGCGGCGCACCCGCGACCACCCCGCCCACGGTGGTCGCGCGGGTACGCGAGGACGCCCTGACCTTTTTCGGCAGCGCCTCCGAGCGACTGCGCCAGAGCCTGACCCAGAGCGTCTCGCAGTCGCGCGGCGGCGAGCGCGACGGCCTGCTGTTCCGGGGGCCGACGAACCGCCGCGTGGCCGCCCTGACCTTCGACGACGCGCCCCACCCCCTGTACGAGCCGCTGCTGCTCGACCTGCTGCGCCGCGCCGGGGTCCGGGCGACCCTGTTCGTGATCGGGCGCAACGCGGTGGCCTACCCCTATTTCGTGCGCGACATGGTCGAGCAGGGCCACGAAGTCGGCAACCACACCTACCACCATGTCCGGCTGCCGGGCCTGAGTCCGGCGCAGGTGCAGGCCGAACTGGCGCAGGCCAACGCCGCCATCTCGGCCGTGACGGGGCAGCCGGTGCGGTACTTCCGTCCCCCCGGCGGCGACTACTCGCCCCTGACCCTCCAGGTGGCGCGCCAGGAAGGCCTGACCACGACCTTCTGGACGGACGACCCCGGCGACTTCAACAACCCCGGCGACGCGGTGATCGAGTCGCGGCTGGTGTCGCACCTGCGCACCGGCGGCATCGTGCTGCTGCACGACAACGCGCCCGAGGCCATCGACGTGCTGCGCCAGTTCCTGCGCGTCGCGCGTGAACGCGGCGTGACCCTGACCACCGTCGGGGAGATGGTGGCCCCGCGTTGA
- a CDS encoding DedA family protein, giving the protein MIGNGVGAHAGLLLTAAAATVPAVPAWLSALDPAWLNAATLLLMFVEGAGVPGVPGILPMLAQAGLIETGRTTFAEAALWGVLGNWLGSLAGYGFGRSGMRLLPERWRERLEGERVRGLLERYGGGLVIVSRTVGSLRTPVTWSAAPLGYPFGRFAFFSLLGALLHVLVWQYGLWKFGAALLTLARRAETDLLGLALGAALLWGLWLGWRRWRGGGPAAPPPPPAA; this is encoded by the coding sequence TTGATCGGGAACGGGGTGGGGGCGCACGCGGGACTGCTGCTGACGGCGGCCGCCGCCACGGTCCCCGCCGTCCCCGCGTGGCTGAGCGCCCTGGACCCGGCGTGGCTGAACGCCGCGACCCTGCTGCTGATGTTCGTGGAGGGCGCGGGCGTGCCGGGCGTGCCGGGTATCCTGCCCATGCTGGCGCAGGCGGGCCTGATCGAGACCGGGCGTACCACCTTCGCCGAGGCGGCGCTGTGGGGGGTCCTGGGCAACTGGCTGGGCAGCCTCGCAGGCTACGGTTTCGGGCGCTCAGGCATGCGGCTGCTGCCCGAGCGCTGGCGTGAGCGGCTGGAGGGCGAGCGGGTGCGCGGCCTGCTGGAGCGCTACGGCGGCGGGCTGGTCATCGTGAGCCGTACCGTAGGCTCGCTGCGCACTCCGGTCACGTGGTCGGCGGCGCCGCTGGGCTACCCCTTCGGGCGCTTCGCCTTCTTCAGCCTGCTGGGGGCGCTGCTGCACGTCCTGGTGTGGCAGTACGGCCTGTGGAAGTTCGGGGCGGCGCTGCTGACCCTCGCCCGCCGCGCCGAGACCGACCTGCTGGGCCTCGCCCTGGGCGCGGCGCTGCTGTGGGGGCTGTGGCTGGGCTGGCGGCGCTGGCGCGGCGGGGGTCCGGCGGCCCCGCCCCCGCCTCCGGCCGCCTGA
- a CDS encoding aminotransferase class III-fold pyridoxal phosphate-dependent enzyme, with protein MPDAHPGTQQVIQDNRDYTLFSWSAQAQTSPIHMVGGQGSHFFDGDGQTWLDFSSQLININVGHQHPKVLQAIKDQVDRMCFAGPSFATDVRAELGKKLAEVTGLAKSFFTLGGSEANENAIKMAKLYTGRDKIITRYRSYHGATMGSMSASGDPRRWPVEPGIPGIVRVFDPYMYRPPMGGTAEAWEDGCITHIEEVIQMEGPHTIAAMLVEGITGSNGLLIPPDSYYPRLRALLDKYGILMIDDEVMSGFGRTGKWLATQHYGIVPDIVTCAKGLTSGYMPLGAVIVNQKIADYFETHFLAGGLTYSGHPVSLAAAIANLKVYEEEHLFEHTLEMGRHLGTRLEAMKRKYACVGDVRYIGLFSVLELVKDKKTKEPLAPFNGTSPEMAKLAAHIKSRFVYAYSRFNFLWVCPPLVVTREELDHGLDVYEEALALVDEMIGAAVAAD; from the coding sequence ATGCCGGACGCACACCCAGGCACCCAGCAGGTCATCCAGGACAACCGCGACTACACCCTGTTCTCCTGGAGTGCCCAGGCCCAGACCAGTCCTATTCATATGGTCGGCGGCCAGGGCAGCCATTTCTTCGACGGCGACGGGCAGACCTGGCTCGACTTCTCGTCGCAGCTCATCAACATCAACGTGGGGCACCAGCACCCCAAGGTCCTTCAGGCCATCAAGGACCAGGTCGACCGGATGTGTTTCGCCGGGCCGAGCTTCGCCACCGACGTGCGCGCCGAGCTGGGCAAGAAGCTGGCCGAGGTAACGGGCCTCGCCAAGAGCTTCTTCACGCTGGGCGGCTCCGAGGCCAACGAGAACGCCATCAAGATGGCCAAGCTGTATACGGGCCGCGACAAGATCATCACGCGCTACCGCTCCTACCACGGCGCGACGATGGGCAGCATGTCGGCGTCCGGCGACCCGCGCCGCTGGCCGGTCGAGCCGGGCATTCCCGGCATCGTGCGCGTCTTCGACCCCTACATGTACCGCCCGCCGATGGGGGGCACCGCCGAGGCCTGGGAAGACGGCTGCATCACCCACATCGAGGAAGTCATCCAGATGGAGGGACCGCACACCATCGCGGCGATGCTTGTCGAGGGGATCACGGGCAGCAACGGCCTGCTCATTCCGCCCGACAGCTACTACCCCCGCCTGCGGGCCTTGCTCGACAAGTACGGCATCCTGATGATCGACGACGAGGTGATGAGCGGTTTCGGGCGCACCGGCAAGTGGCTCGCCACGCAGCACTACGGCATCGTGCCCGACATCGTGACCTGTGCCAAGGGCCTGACGAGCGGTTACATGCCGCTGGGCGCGGTCATCGTGAACCAGAAGATCGCCGACTACTTCGAGACCCATTTTCTGGCAGGCGGCCTGACCTACAGCGGCCACCCGGTGAGCTTGGCCGCCGCCATCGCCAACCTCAAGGTGTACGAGGAGGAGCACCTCTTCGAACACACCCTGGAGATGGGCCGGCACCTGGGCACGCGCCTGGAGGCCATGAAGCGCAAATACGCCTGTGTGGGCGACGTGCGCTACATCGGGCTGTTCAGCGTGCTGGAACTCGTGAAGGACAAGAAGACGAAAGAGCCGCTGGCGCCCTTCAACGGCACCTCGCCCGAGATGGCGAAACTGGCCGCACACATCAAGAGCAGGTTCGTGTACGCCTACAGCCGCTTCAACTTCCTGTGGGTCTGCCCGCCGCTGGTGGTGACCCGGGAGGAACTGGATCACGGTCTGGACGTGTACGAGGAAGCCCTCGCCCTCGTGGACGAGATGATCGGGGCGGCGGTGGCGGCGGATTGA
- a CDS encoding CoA-acylating methylmalonate-semialdehyde dehydrogenase codes for MTTLTEPTTLLHHWLNGQPTPGRSGRSAPVYNPATGQVQAQVPLASAAEVDAAVQAAREAARTWRLVPLGRRAEIMFRFRAQLDARRDELARIVTREHGKVHSDALGEIARGLENVDYACGIPNLLKGGYSEGASTGVDVYSIQQPLGVVAGITPFNFPAMVPLWMMCNALACGNAFILKPSEKDPSASLFLAGLLKEAGLPDGVLTVLHGDKEAVDALLAHPGVAAISFVGSTPVARSIYEAGTKNGKRVQALGGAKNHMIVLPDADIGMAADAAVSAGYGSAGERCMAISVVVAVGGVGDRLVEAIQARIPAVKVGPGDVAGNEMGPLISGEHRDRVAGYVAGAEAEGATLLVDGRDHGIEGDGYFLKPSLIDHAAPGMKCYDDEIFGPVLSVTRVDTYEEALKLVNDNEYGNGTAIFTRDGGAARQFQFDCEVGMVGINVPIPVPVAYYSFGGWKASLFGDTHMYGPEGVKFYTRSKVVTSRWPDPATSTVNLGFPTNG; via the coding sequence ATGACCACCCTGACCGAACCCACCACCCTGCTCCACCACTGGCTGAACGGCCAGCCCACACCGGGCCGGTCGGGCCGCAGCGCCCCCGTGTACAACCCCGCCACCGGGCAGGTGCAGGCGCAGGTGCCGCTGGCCAGTGCCGCCGAGGTGGACGCCGCCGTGCAGGCCGCGCGCGAGGCGGCCCGGACCTGGCGGCTGGTGCCGCTGGGCCGGCGGGCCGAGATCATGTTCCGCTTCCGGGCCCAGCTCGACGCGCGGCGAGACGAGCTGGCGCGCATCGTGACCCGTGAGCACGGTAAGGTCCACAGTGACGCCCTGGGCGAGATCGCTCGCGGGCTGGAGAACGTGGACTACGCCTGCGGCATTCCGAACCTGCTCAAGGGCGGCTACAGCGAGGGCGCGAGTACCGGCGTGGACGTGTACAGCATCCAGCAACCGCTGGGGGTGGTGGCGGGCATCACCCCCTTCAATTTCCCGGCGATGGTGCCGCTGTGGATGATGTGCAACGCGCTCGCCTGCGGCAACGCCTTCATTCTCAAGCCCAGTGAGAAGGACCCCAGCGCCAGCCTGTTCCTGGCCGGGCTGCTCAAGGAGGCGGGCCTGCCCGACGGCGTGCTGACCGTACTGCACGGCGACAAGGAGGCGGTGGACGCCCTGCTGGCACACCCCGGCGTGGCGGCGATCAGCTTCGTGGGCAGCACACCGGTCGCCCGGTCCATCTACGAAGCCGGCACGAAGAACGGCAAGCGCGTGCAGGCGCTCGGCGGGGCCAAGAACCACATGATCGTGCTGCCTGACGCGGATATCGGCATGGCCGCCGACGCCGCCGTGAGCGCGGGCTACGGCTCGGCAGGCGAACGCTGTATGGCGATCAGCGTGGTGGTGGCGGTGGGCGGTGTGGGCGACCGGCTGGTCGAGGCGATCCAGGCGCGCATTCCGGCCGTGAAGGTCGGCCCCGGCGACGTGGCGGGCAACGAGATGGGACCGCTCATCTCGGGCGAGCACCGCGACCGGGTGGCGGGCTACGTGGCCGGAGCCGAGGCCGAGGGCGCGACCCTGCTCGTGGACGGCCGCGACCACGGCATCGAGGGCGACGGCTACTTCCTCAAGCCGAGCCTGATCGACCACGCCGCCCCCGGCATGAAGTGTTACGACGACGAGATCTTCGGGCCGGTCCTGAGCGTGACGCGCGTGGACACCTACGAGGAGGCGCTGAAGCTCGTCAACGACAACGAGTACGGCAACGGCACGGCCATCTTCACGCGCGACGGCGGCGCGGCGCGGCAGTTCCAGTTCGACTGCGAGGTCGGCATGGTGGGCATCAACGTGCCTATTCCGGTGCCGGTGGCGTACTACTCCTTCGGCGGCTGGAAGGCCAGCCTGTTCGGTGACACGCACATGTACGGCCCCGAGGGCGTCAAGTTCTATACCCGCAGCAAGGTGGTCACGAGCCGCTGGCCCGACCCCGCCACGAGCACGGTGAATCTCGGCTTCCCGACCAACGGGTGA
- a CDS encoding ABC transporter permease, with translation MKLALWTALRGLRSRLGALLITVIAVALATATALVVPLVTRQVERGAQDAAQVFDLLVTAPGSGTQAVMSSLFYTGAPIGNIPERVYEELRDAPGTRRAVPIALGDNYLGFPIVGTTAAFFDQRVRPSDPPYFRIDRGGSFVREHDAVLGARVAREAGLRVGSTFVGAHGLEEHHVEGEEDHDEAHSEPYRVTGILAPTGGPVDRAVLTPIETVWEVHGEDQAARREVTAVLYSAEQLSGIYVTAQRINAGQGAMAVFPGQVFAQARDVLLQGQAAYAALALLVLGIAALTVWLSVYTSGLERQRTVALLRVLGAGRGVVFALVLLETLLTVTLGVLLGLGLALLVSTVGGDVLGARLGFTLAAPQLTWALVSRTLLLIPLGLLAALPPAVVAARVSPLRLL, from the coding sequence ATGAAGCTGGCCCTCTGGACAGCCCTGCGCGGCCTGCGCTCGCGGCTGGGGGCGCTGCTCATCACAGTGATCGCGGTGGCCCTCGCCACGGCGACGGCGCTGGTCGTGCCGCTGGTGACGCGGCAGGTCGAGCGCGGCGCGCAGGACGCGGCCCAGGTCTTCGACCTGCTCGTCACCGCGCCCGGCAGCGGCACCCAGGCGGTCATGAGCAGCCTGTTCTACACCGGCGCGCCCATCGGCAACATTCCCGAGCGGGTCTACGAGGAGCTGCGCGACGCCCCCGGCACCCGCCGGGCCGTGCCGATCGCGCTGGGCGACAACTACCTGGGTTTTCCCATCGTGGGGACCACGGCGGCCTTCTTCGACCAGCGGGTACGCCCGAGCGATCCGCCGTATTTCCGCATTGACCGGGGGGGCTCCTTCGTCCGGGAGCACGACGCGGTGCTGGGGGCGCGGGTGGCCCGCGAGGCGGGGCTGCGCGTCGGGAGCACCTTCGTCGGCGCACACGGCCTCGAAGAACACCACGTGGAAGGCGAGGAGGACCACGACGAGGCGCACAGCGAGCCCTACCGCGTGACCGGCATCCTGGCCCCCACGGGCGGCCCGGTGGACCGCGCGGTCCTGACGCCCATCGAAACCGTGTGGGAGGTCCACGGCGAGGACCAGGCCGCCAGGCGCGAGGTGACGGCTGTGCTGTACTCGGCCGAGCAGCTCTCGGGCATCTACGTGACGGCGCAGCGTATCAACGCGGGCCAGGGCGCGATGGCCGTCTTTCCGGGGCAGGTCTTCGCCCAGGCGCGTGACGTGCTGCTCCAGGGGCAGGCGGCCTACGCGGCGCTGGCCCTGCTCGTGCTGGGCATCGCGGCCCTGACGGTCTGGCTCAGCGTCTACACCTCGGGCCTGGAGCGCCAGCGTACCGTCGCCCTGCTGCGGGTGCTGGGGGCGGGGCGCGGGGTGGTGTTCGCCCTCGTGCTGCTCGAAACCCTCCTGACGGTCACGCTGGGCGTGTTGCTGGGGCTGGGGCTGGCCCTGCTCGTCAGCACGGTGGGCGGCGACGTGCTAGGCGCGCGCCTGGGCTTCACGCTGGCGGCCCCGCAGCTGACCTGGGCGCTCGTGTCGCGCACGCTGCTGCTCATTCCGCTGGGCCTGCTCGCCGCCCTGCCCCCCGCCGTGGTGGCCGCGCGGGTGTCGCCCCTCCGGTTGCTCTGA
- a CDS encoding ABC transporter ATP-binding protein codes for MTAAGPSVSRGRAERLRAVGLRVQHGREVTLSYPDLDLPPGAQLAVTGPSGTGKTTLLHTLAGLLTPQSGEVRLGDFNVTAASAAGRDLFRRRSVGYVFQDFHLMPGLSALENVELGLRVAGTANPRALAERALARLDLAHRRHHRPAQLSTGERQRVAVARAVAHGPALLLVDEPTAHLDRDRAGAALELLQGTASELGATLIVVTHDPLVAGALPQRLDLSAGVRG; via the coding sequence GTGACGGCCGCCGGACCGTCGGTGTCCCGGGGCCGGGCCGAGCGGCTGCGCGCCGTGGGCCTGCGGGTGCAGCATGGCCGCGAGGTCACGTTGAGTTACCCCGACCTCGACCTGCCGCCGGGGGCCCAACTGGCCGTCACCGGCCCCAGCGGCACGGGCAAGACGACGCTACTGCATACCCTGGCCGGGCTGCTCACCCCGCAGTCGGGCGAGGTGCGTCTGGGCGACTTCAATGTGACCGCCGCCTCGGCGGCCGGGCGCGACCTGTTCCGGCGGCGCAGCGTGGGCTACGTCTTTCAGGATTTCCACCTCATGCCGGGCCTGAGCGCGCTCGAAAACGTCGAACTGGGCCTGCGGGTGGCGGGAACCGCGAATCCGCGCGCCCTGGCCGAGCGGGCGCTGGCCCGGCTGGACCTCGCCCACCGCCGCCACCACCGCCCCGCGCAGCTCTCGACCGGTGAGCGTCAGCGTGTGGCCGTGGCGCGGGCGGTGGCGCACGGGCCAGCGCTGCTGCTGGTAGACGAGCCGACCGCCCACCTCGACCGCGACCGGGCAGGGGCGGCGCTGGAGCTCCTTCAGGGCACGGCCAGCGAACTCGGGGCCACCCTGATCGTGGTGACCCACGACCCGCTGGTGGCGGGCGCGCTGCCCCAGCGCCTCGACCTCTCGGCCGGGGTGAGGGGATGA
- a CDS encoding alkaline phosphatase, with protein MKYLLSLALLVCSAASAADLKVYPYDGAKFVPGQRFDLRIEAENVQNFQGAAVTLDGQPVAGLVQTTTKPTSVEWTLRGQSLPTGLHELSVRYRDAAGEATKTARWYVVPAAAARAKNVILFIGDGMGWNTVNAARLIAHPYNPTNGTPTGQLAMMSGLSGMASVTTSSFDSALADSANTASSIATGQKIQVNALNVYPDNTADTLDNPRVETITAMLRRSMGKGVGIVTSAFGVDATPAAFASYTRRRGDYSAIADQYFKGDVQPDVLLLGGSRDFIPSTAPGSRRKDTTDWITDSQKQGYTFVSSRTELNAANTNKLFGLFNIDNIPSYLDRAQYKTTEALGDFKDMPYLWDSTKKAVETLEKNPNGFFLMVEAGMVDKYEHPLDWQRGVWDVLELDKAVEWAKDYAKTHPDTLILVTADHAHSLSVYGGYDATKGPGKREAVGVYESAGFPTYGDKRDANGLPLPETARTYAVGFAAVPDYCETYLGRRIFLDPTVSNGKTGAEAGYLPNPKICEEGGVTRTGNLPPTANQGVHTADPLPLFAFGPGSENFFGMMDQTDLFFSMARALGLDATRNR; from the coding sequence ATGAAATATCTGCTCAGCCTTGCGCTTCTGGTCTGTAGCGCCGCGTCGGCGGCCGACCTGAAGGTCTATCCCTACGACGGGGCCAAGTTCGTGCCGGGTCAGCGGTTCGACCTGCGGATCGAGGCCGAGAACGTCCAGAACTTTCAGGGCGCGGCCGTCACCCTCGACGGCCAGCCGGTCGCCGGGCTGGTGCAGACGACCACCAAGCCCACCAGCGTCGAGTGGACCCTGCGCGGCCAGAGCCTGCCCACCGGCCTGCACGAGCTGAGCGTGCGCTACCGCGACGCGGCGGGCGAGGCGACCAAGACCGCGCGCTGGTACGTGGTGCCCGCAGCCGCCGCCCGCGCCAAGAACGTCATCCTGTTCATCGGGGACGGCATGGGCTGGAATACCGTGAACGCCGCGCGCCTCATCGCTCACCCCTACAATCCGACCAACGGCACGCCCACCGGCCAGCTCGCCATGATGAGCGGCCTGAGCGGCATGGCGAGCGTCACCACCAGCTCCTTCGACAGCGCCCTGGCCGACAGCGCCAACACCGCGAGCAGCATCGCCACGGGCCAGAAGATTCAGGTCAACGCCCTGAACGTGTACCCCGACAACACCGCCGACACGCTCGACAACCCGCGCGTCGAGACCATCACCGCGATGCTGAGGCGCAGCATGGGCAAGGGCGTGGGCATCGTGACGAGCGCCTTCGGGGTGGACGCCACCCCCGCCGCCTTCGCCAGCTACACCCGCCGCCGCGGCGACTACTCGGCCATCGCCGACCAGTATTTCAAGGGCGACGTGCAGCCCGACGTGCTGCTCCTGGGCGGCAGCCGCGACTTCATCCCCAGCACCGCGCCGGGCAGCCGCCGCAAGGACACCACCGACTGGATCACGGACAGCCAGAAGCAGGGCTACACCTTCGTCAGCAGCCGCACCGAGCTGAACGCGGCCAACACCAACAAGCTGTTCGGCCTGTTCAACATCGACAACATCCCCAGCTACCTCGACCGCGCGCAGTACAAGACCACCGAGGCCCTGGGCGACTTCAAGGACATGCCCTACCTGTGGGACAGCACCAAGAAGGCCGTCGAGACGCTGGAGAAGAACCCCAACGGCTTTTTCCTGATGGTCGAGGCCGGCATGGTGGACAAGTACGAGCACCCCCTGGACTGGCAGCGCGGCGTGTGGGACGTCCTGGAACTCGACAAGGCGGTCGAGTGGGCCAAGGACTACGCCAAGACCCACCCCGACACCCTGATCCTGGTGACGGCCGACCACGCCCACTCGCTGAGCGTGTACGGCGGCTACGACGCGACCAAGGGTCCCGGCAAGCGCGAGGCGGTCGGCGTGTACGAGTCGGCCGGCTTCCCCACCTACGGCGACAAGCGTGACGCCAACGGCCTGCCCCTGCCCGAGACCGCCCGCACCTACGCGGTGGGCTTCGCGGCCGTGCCCGACTACTGCGAGACCTACCTGGGCCGGCGCATCTTCCTCGACCCGACCGTCAGCAACGGCAAGACTGGCGCCGAGGCCGGCTACCTGCCCAACCCCAAGATCTGCGAGGAGGGGGGCGTGACCCGCACCGGCAACCTGCCGCCCACCGCCAACCAGGGCGTGCACACCGCCGACCCCCTGCCGCTGTTCGCCTTCGGCCCCGGCTCGGAGAACTTCTTCGGCATGATGGACCAGACCGACCTGTTCTTCTCGATGGCCCGCGCCCTGGGCCTGGACGCGACCCGCAACCGCTGA